A single Triticum dicoccoides isolate Atlit2015 ecotype Zavitan chromosome 2A, WEW_v2.0, whole genome shotgun sequence DNA region contains:
- the LOC119353316 gene encoding pentatricopeptide repeat-containing protein At3g18020-like — translation MMAAAAHPGQPDLGGLVDALCASGRSAEAHHRVALLLSSASASASRRLDAPTANGLLARLLRARTPLLTLRLVQAAPFAPSLPNYNRLLALLSSAAAPWLLLLAHRLLLRMRVPPSAVSYAALLDGYACAADPRAAQKLLDEMPRWGLAPSSLARTFLVKAFLRSRDVGAAMDLVDNRLWPSMERCHDEDQGLKNAAFANLVQCLCVEGFFHIVFRVAEEMPQRRCLVPDEFAYAQMIDSLCRAGQHHGASRIVYIMGKRGLCPSTLSYNCIVHGLCTSQKPGGRLRAYQLVMEGVRSGYRPREVTYKVLVEELCREKELAKAKDVLELMLQPQCGHDKPDEETRTRLYNMFLGALRAVDNPSEQLSVLVSMLQGDCKPDVITMNTVVHGFCKVGRTQEARKILDDMINGQFCAPDVVTFTTLISGYLDVGEHAEALHVLHTLMPRRRCAPNVVTYNSVLKGLFCLGLVDRAMQVIDEMKSSSITADSVTHTVVIKGLCNAGQLEKAKAFWDNVVWPSGIHDGYVYSAILRGLCKLGKLEQACDFLYELADCGVCPSVVCYNILIDTACKQGLKKLAYQLVKEMRRNGLSPDAVTWRILEKLHLYGNEEQEEHQVPTYHIDQSSADDRVEPLVSTKNEIPSLSSSSSSEPLDEVYKNNNEAKVEEAGRSPERTENPSDLTEPAKEQNYLIDSSVVGPTMDKDHTISDDGFNKQDEQPLREPLSGVARRVFGLL, via the coding sequence ATGATGGCGGCCGCAGCGCATCCCGGGCAGCCGGACCTGGGCGGACTGGTGGACGCGCTCTGCGCGTCCGGCCGCTCCGCCGAGGCGCACCAccgcgtcgcgctcctcctctcctCCGCATCCGCATCCGCGTCGCGCCGCCTCGACGCGCCCACCGCCAACGGCCTCCTCGCCCGCCTCCTCCGCGCGCGCACGCCCCTCCTCACGCTCCGCCTCGTCCAGGCCGCCCCGTTCGCGCCCTCCCTCCCCAACTACAACCGCCTCCTCGCCCtgctctcctccgccgccgcgccctggctcctcctcctcgcccaccgcctcctcctccgcatgCGCGTGCCTCCGAGCGCCGTCtcctacgccgcgctgctggacggcTACGCGTGCGCCGCGGACCCTCGCGCCGCCCAGAagctgctcgacgaaatgccccGCTGGGGGCTCGCCCCCAGCTCCCTCGCGCGCACTTTCCTCGTCAAGGCCTTCCTCCGCAGCCGCGACGTCGGCGCGGCCATGGACCTCGTCGACAACCGGCTCTGGCCCAGCATGGAGCGCTGCCACGACGAGGACCAGGGGCTCAAGAACGCGGCCTTTGCCAACCTTGTGCAGTGCCTGTGCGTCGAGGGGTTCTTCCACATTGTCTTCCGCGTCGCCGAGGAGATGCCGCAGCGGCGCTGCCTCGTCCCGGACGAGTTTGCCTATGCCCAGATGATTGACTCTCTCTGCCGGGCTGGACAGCACCATGGCGCCTCCAGAATAGTGTACATCATGGGGAAGAGGGGCCTGTGCCCAAGCACCCTGTCCTACAACTGCATTGTTCACGGGCTATGCACCAGCCAGAAGCCCGGGGGACGCCTGAGGGCGTACCAGCTGGTGATGGAAGGTGTGCGTTCCGGGTACCGACCGAGAGAGGTAACATACAAGGTACTCGTCGAAGAGCTCTGCCGGGAGAAAGAGCTTGCCAAGGCAAAGGATGTCCTGGAGCTGATGCTGCAGCCCCAATGTGGGCATGACAAGCCTGACGAGGAGACCAGGACTAGGCTATACAATATGTTCCTTGGGGCACTGCGTGCTGTGGACAACCCAAGCGagcagctcagtgtgctcgtgtccATGTTGCAGGGGGACTGCAAACCGGATGTGATCACTATGAACACTGTCGTTCATGGCTTCTGCAAAGTTGGGCGTACCCAGGAGGCTAGAAAGATTTTGGACGACATGATTAATGGGCAATTCTGTGCTCCTGATGTTGTCACCTTCACCACACTCATTTCGGGATACCTGGATGTAGGTGAGCATGCAGAAGCCCTCCATGTGCTGCACACTTTGATGCCCAGGCGCCGGTGCGCCCCTAATGTTGTCACTTACAATTCTGTCCTCAAGGGATTGTTCTGCCTTGGGCTAGTTGACAGAGCAATGCAGGTCATCGATGAAATGAAATCAAGTAGCATCACTGCCGACTCTGTAACTCACACTGTGGTGATCAAAGGGTTGTGCAACGCGGGGCAGCTTGAGAAAGCAAAGGCATTCTGGGACAATGTAGTCTGGCCATCAGGGATACATGATGGTTATGTGTACAGTGCAATCTTGAGAGGCCTCTGCAAACTGGGGAAACTGGAGCAGGCATGTGATTTCCTATATGAGTTGGCAGACTGTGGGGTTTGTCCCAGTGTTGTCTGCTACAACATACTCATTGACACTGCCTGCAAGCagggattgaagaagttggcctatCAATTGGTGAAGGAGATGAGAAGGAATGGGCTTTCACCGGACGCTGTGACTTGGAGGATTCTTGAGAAATTGCACCTTTATGGCAATGAAGAGCAAGAGGAGCACCAGGTCCCCACTTATCATATCGATCAAAGTTCTGCAGATGACAGAGTAGAGCCTCTCGTCTCAACAAAAAATGAGATACCTTCGttgtcatcgtcatcatcgtcagaACCTTTGGATGAAGTATACAAGAATAACAACGAAGCTAAGGTTGAAGAAGCTGGAAGGTCACCAGAAAGGACTGAGAACCCATCAGATCTTACTGAGCCAGCAAAGGAGCAGAACTATCTGATAGACAGTTCAGTGGTTGGACCAACAATGGACAAGGATCATACAATCAGTGATGATGGCTTCAACAAGCAGGATGAGCAACCTCTAAGAGAACCACTTTCTGGAGTAGCCAGAAgggtttttggcttgctctag